A section of the Styela clava chromosome 9, kaStyClav1.hap1.2, whole genome shotgun sequence genome encodes:
- the LOC120339058 gene encoding uncharacterized protein LOC120339058, which yields METLRLTVIAIILSIGYCQSDKECISGASYLYTGKRSLTKLGHTCQRWDTGFPHKVKKIPQDGGDHNYCRNPDRDPRGTWCYTTDPAVRWEYCDLPKCESKVLVVWAGYNAKQNSSIFDHAKADPEYSSQNNVPAGGMHVEVHKNSIFKAVETDEKGEKIFFTDLKDNYFGIMDVKSSAIERHLQGKVGDIHSIAQDYVTKNFYWTDCKTKSVWVADKDFKAQFPIYNTEPYKPQAIAVLQKHRKLVFSTYVRKDSKVFDTQIIMTDLAGKDAKVLFRYPDVIEVTGLAADDERIYWTDYLGYASKILSCRFDGSDKTEHYFQKSSELRDIAVHEDYIYVSDSQKRYNYFDYIRYHVQILRKGTNQIFTFSRPDLPHGIAILADKSSPERTLESNICEKTCGGICLPNQKGFKCVCSPGYKLQPKTGKCVPNIVNDEYLLALDDASGEVYQIPLSSKGEFSVVHFGKTNHISTMTTDVSTGTVYMYDSDTSDFKMGRVRFALLNKDAKPLGSSVTGKVKDIKLDPVTKDIFYVNENNDIAFMNRYGKNKKVIVENKETNSDVKALAVDSKQKMIYWTDTMGEQGSGKVIRCRFDGSGKQVVLDNLNLPYGIDIDYERNKLYVMDSKDGSIYEIPLMKLIAPVPLKKYKRNDLMDYLYSEKYFLTKLKVHRGFAYISDERKLHLLRYKLGATGPKALVNFGPSVFFKASSLSVYSRSFTRKYIKRLPNPCLRKKCKSSCLALSKKKASCI from the exons ATGGAAACTTTACGACTGACCGTAATTGCAATAATTCTCTCCATTGGTTATTGTCAATCAGATAAAG aatgCATAAGCGGTGCAAGTTATTTGTATACTGGAAAACGATCATTGACAAAACTTGGCCATACTTGTCAAAGATGGGACACTGGTTTTCCTCATAAGGTGAAGAAAATCCCGCAAGATGGTGGTGATCATAATTATTGCAG AAATCCAGACAGAGATCCTAGAGGCACTTGGTGTTACACCACCGATCCTGCTGTTAGATGGGAATACTGTGACCTTCCTAAATGCG AAAGCAAAGTTTTAGTAGTATGGGCAGGATACAACGCGAAACAAAACAGTTCTATATTTGATCATGCAAAG GCTGATCCAGAATATTCATCACAAAACAACGTACCGGCAGGTGGAATGCACGTTGAAGTTCAcaaaaattctattttcaaGGCAGTAGAAACGGATGAGAAAGGAGAAAAAATCTTTTTCACAGACTTGAA AGATAACTACTTTGGTATCATGGATGTCAAAAGTTCGGCAATCGAACGTCACTTGCAAGGAAAAGTGGGTGACATACACTCTATAGCACAGGATTATGTTACCAAAAATTTTTACTGGACAGATTGCAAAACAAAATCAGTGTGGGTTGCCGATAAGGATTTTAAAGCTCAATTTCCCATATACAACACAGAACCTTATAAGCCACAGGCTATAGCGGTTTTACAAAAACATAG GAAATTGGTGTTTTCAACTTACGTCAGAAAAGATTCAAAGGTTTTCGACACACAAATTATCATGACTGATTTAGCTGGAAAAGATGCGAAAGTTCTATTTAGATACCCGGATGTTATCGAAGTTACGGGACTTGCAGCTGATGACGAACG AATTTACTGGACAGATTATCTCGGTTACGCAAGCAAGATTCTCAGTTGTCGTTTCGATGGATCCGATAAAACAGAACATTACTTCCAAAAATCTTCCGAACTTCGGGATATAGCCGTCCACGAA GATTACATATATGTTTCTGATTCTCAAAAACGATACAATTATTTTGATTACATTCGTTATCATGTTCAAATTTTGAGGAAAGGAACAAATCAAATCTTCACATTTAGCAGACCGGATTTACCGCATGGGATTGCTATATTAGCAGATAAGAGTTCACCAGAAA GAACTTTGGAATCGAACATATGCGAGAAAACGTGTGGTGGCATTTGTCTTCCAAATCAAAAAGGTTTCAAATGCGTGTGTTCTCCAGGTTATAAATTGCAACCGAAAACTGGAAAATGTGTTCCAA ATATTGTCAATGATGAATATTTGCTGGCACTCGACGATGCCTCGGGTGAAGTATATCAGATTCCTTTATCTTCAAAAGGAGAGTTCAGTGTTGTTCATTTCG gtAAAACAAACCATATCAGCACCATGACCACAGATGTTTCCACCGGCACGGTTTATATGTATGATTCTGATACATCGGACTTCAAAATGGGAAGAGTTAGATTTGCGTTACTTAATAAAGATGCTAAACCTCTAGGATCTTCAGTAACGGGAAAAG TGAAAGATATAAAGTTGGATCCTGTCACAAAAGACATCTTTTATGTTAATGAGAACAACGATATTGCCTTTATGAATAGATATgggaaaaacaaaaaagttatcgTTGAAAATAAAGAAACGAACTCAGACGTGAAAGCGCTTGCGGTAGATTCCAAACAAAA AATGATTTACTGGACCGACACCATGGGAGAACAGGGATCAGGTAAAGTAATTCGCTGCAGATTTGATGGAAGTGGAAAGCAAGTTGTGCTCGATAATCTTAACTTACCATATGGAATCGACATCGATTATGAAA GAAACAAGCTATACGTGATGGATTCCAAAGACGGTTCTATATACGAAATTCCTTTGATGAAACTCATTGCACCAGTTCCACTTAAAAAATACAAACGGAACGACCTCATGGACTATTTATATTCAGAGAAATACTTTTTgacaaa attgAAAGTTCATAGAGGATTCGCTTATATTTCTGATGAAAGGAAATTACATCTTTTGCGATACAAACTTGGCGCGACTGGGCCAAAGGCTTTGGTCAACTTTGGGCCTTCAGTTTTCTTTAAAGCGTCCAGCTTGTCTGTCTACAGTAGATCATTTACCAGAAAATATATCA aacGTCTTCCAAATCCGTGCTTGCGAAAGAAATGCAAGTCTTCGTGCTTGGCGTTATCAAAGAAGAAAGCAAGTTGCATATAA